From Astyanax mexicanus isolate ESR-SI-001 chromosome 13, AstMex3_surface, whole genome shotgun sequence, the proteins below share one genomic window:
- the bcas1 gene encoding breast carcinoma-amplified sequence 1 isoform X24, with translation MGIRQSLDITVPEKEHGEKKVQNGAPNGHALSGPDLPDAVSLEVSVQQNSEPPAKIQTDIALPTPEPVPAAVISVEVSPDPAVPAETIILTNTETPKLAQTGNFFKMFKKKNEPVIPEPEVTLDVSVQQNSELPALILTDNALPTPEPVPAAVVSVEVSPDPAVPAETITLTNTETPKPVQTANFFKMFKKKNDPVIPEPEVSLDVPVQQNSEPPAMILTDNALPTPEPVPAAVVSVEVSPDLAVPAEMITITNTEPPKPVQKPSLFNRFKKKNEPAIPEPEVSLDVSVQQNSEPPSIILTDKALPTPEPVPAAVVSVEVSPVPAVPAETITITNTGTPKPAQKPSLFNRFKKKNEPVIPEPEVSLDVSVQQNSDLPTMIETDNALPAPEPVPAAVVSVEVSPDPAVPAETITLTNIEPPKLAQKPSLFNRFKKKNEPVIPEPEVSLDVSVQQNSEPPAMILTDNALPTPEPVPAAVVSVEVSPDLAVPAEMITITNTEPPKPVQKPSLFNRFKKKNEPAIPEPEVSLDVSVQQNSEPPSIILTDKALPTPEPVPAAVVSVEVSPVPAVPAETITITNTETPKPAQKPSLFNRFKKKNESVIPEPEVSLEVSVQQNSDLPTMIETDNALPTPEPVPAAVVSVEVSPVPAVPAETITLTNIEPIKPVQKPSLFNRFKKKNEPAIPEPEVTLDVSVQQNSELSAMIETDNALPAPEPVPAAVVSVEVLPDPAVPAETIILTNTEPPKPVQTANFFKMFKKKNEPVIPEPEVTLEVSVQQNSEAPAVTQTDNTLPAPEPVPAAVVSVEVSPDPVISITPANKEPPKLVKKPSLFNRLKKKNEPVIPEPEVSLEVSVQQNSEAPAVTQTDNALPAPEPVPAAVVSVEVSPDPVISITSANKEPPKPVQKPSLFNKFKKKNEPVIPEPEVTLEVSVQQNSEASAVTLTDNPLPTPEPVPAAVVSVEVSPDKAIPTETITLTNTETPKPAQTGNFFKMFKKKNEPVIPEPEANVAEVPEELIVPEMQTDGQKSEPPDIKGSTQAEKVPQGESLSPSAAEVDEDSSSQPEESEAEENPVMNFFKTLVSPTKATKEAAAAPDASKDQSQKETPSAPTPNVPEPMKVPPPPPPAPPKMESKAEPAIKKEEPPAAEAAAAAAGKETPSRAKAKAKDSPFGKLFRPKALLGKVVSKVQAATASGASAPSKTSAPSEVKEEAQPVEVQVDASKTSTLEAAAKPEPPPAPKPEEKKSEKKPSPFANLLKPKVLLGQVSSKIRAAASSAAASVSLATGGAAAEPKKEAPAAAAPAVPDPAASAKAKEEPKPAATAAATAAVTAAAPDNKSVGSADNPSPSIPRKLEKRNSIQLFFKNLGQKRHSDAGVQTEAVAPEKAK, from the exons TAACCCTTGACGTATCAGTGCAGCAGAACAGTGAACTGCCGGCCTTGATTCTAACAGATAATGCACTGCCAACACCAGAACCAGTACCAGCTGCAGTCGTATCTGTGGAAGTATCACCCGATCCAGCAGTTCCAGCAGAAACCATCACACTAACCaacacagagacaccaaaaccAGTTCAGACAGCAAACTTCTTCAAGATGTTTAAGAAGAAGAATGATCCAGTGATTCCTGAACCAGAGG tGTCCCTTGACGTACCAGTGCAGCAGAACAGTGAACCACCGGCCATGATTCTAACAGATAATGCACTGCCAACACCAGAACCAGTACCAGCTGCAGTCGTATCTGTGGAAGTATCACCTGATCTAGCAGTTCCAGCAGAAATGATCACAATAACCAACACAGAACCACCAAAACCAGTTCAGAAACCAAGTCTCTTCAATAGGTTCAAGAAGAAGAACGAACCAGCGATTCCTGAACCAGAGG tGTCCCTTGACGTATCAGTGCAGCAGAACAGTGAACCGCCGTCCATAATTCTAACAGATAAAGCACTGCCAACACCAGAACCAGTACCAGCTGCAGTCGTATCTGTGGAAGTATCACCTGTTCCAGCAGTTCCAGCAGAGACCATCACAATAACCAACACAGGAACACCAAAACCAGCTCAGAAACCCAGTCTCTTCAATAGGTTCAAGAAGAAGAACGAACCAGTGATTCCTGAACCAGAGG TGTCCCTTGACGTATCAGTGCAGCAGAACAGTGACCTGCCAACCATGATTGAAACAGATAATGCACTGCCAGCACCAGAACCAGTACCAGCTGCAGTTGTATCTGTGGAAGTATCACCTGATCCAGCAGTTCCAGCAGAAACCATCACACTAACCAACATAGAACCACCAAAACTAGCTCAGAAACCCAGTCTCTTCAATAGGTTCAAGAAGAAGAACGAACCAGTGATTCCTGAACCAGAGG tGTCCCTTGACGTATCAGTGCAGCAGAACAGTGAACCACCGGCCATGATTCTAACAGATAATGCACTGCCAACACCAGAACCAGTACCAGCTGCAGTCGTATCTGTGGAAGTATCACCTGATCTAGCAGTTCCAGCAGAAATGATCACAATAACCAACACAGAACCACCAAAACCAGTTCAGAAACCCAGTCTCTTCAATAGGTTCAAGAAGAAGAACGAACCAGCGATTCCTGAACCAGAGG tGTCCCTTGACGTATCAGTGCAGCAGAACAGTGAACCGCCGTCCATAATTCTAACAGATAAAGCACTGCCAACACCAGAACCAGTACCAGCTGCAGTCGTATCTGTGGAAGTATCACCTGTTCCAGCAGTTCCAGCAGAGACCATCACAATAACCAACACAGAAACACCAAAACCAGCTCAGAAACCCAGTCTCTTCAATAGGTTCAAGAAGAAGAACGAATCAGTGATTCCTGAACCAGAGG TGTCCCTTGAAGTATCAGTGCAGCAGAACAGTGACCTGCCAACCATGATTGAAACAGATAATGCACTGCCAACACCAGAACCAGTACCAGCTGCAGTCGTATCTGTGGAAGTATCACCTGTTCCAGCAGTTCCAGCAGAGACCATCACACTAACCAACATAGAGCCAATAAAACCAGTTCAGAAACCCAGTCTCTTCAATAGGTTCAAGAAGAAAAATGAACCAGCGATTCCTGAACCAGAGG TAACCCTTGATGTATCAGTGCAGCAGAACAGCGAATTGTCAGCCATGATTGAAACAGATAATGCACTACCAGCACCAGAACCAGTACCAGCTGCAGTCGTATCTGTGGAAGTGTTACCTGATCCAGCAGTTCCAGCAGAAACCATCATACTAACCAACACAGAGCCACCAAAACCAGTTCAGACAGCAAACTTCTTCAAGATGTTCAAGAAGAAGAACGAACCAGTGATTCCTGAACCAGAGG TAACTCTTGAAGTATCAGTGCAGCAGAACAGTGAAGCACCTGCCGTGACCCAAACAGATAACACACTGCCAGCACCAGAACCAGTACCAGCTGCAGTCGTATCTGTGGAAGTATCACCTGATCCAGTAATCTCCATCACACCAGCCAATAAAGAGCCACCGAAACTAGTTAAGAAACCCAGTCTCTTCAATAGGCTCAAGAAGAAGAATGAACCAGTGATTCCAGAACCAGAGG TATCCCTTGAAGTATCAGTTCAGCAGAACAGTGAAGCACCTGCCGTGACCCAAACAGATAATGCACTGCCAGCACCAGAACCAGTACCAGCTGCAGTCGTATCTGTGGAAGTATCACCTGATCCAGTAATCTCCATCACATCAGCCAATAAAGAGCCACCAAAACCAGTTCAGAAACCCAGTCTCTTCAATAAGTTCAAGAAGAAGAATGAACCAGTGATTCCTGAACCAGAGG TAACCCTTGAAGTATCAGTGCAGCAGAACAGTGAAGCATCTGCCGTGACTCTAACGGATAACCCACTGCCAACACCAGAACCAGTACCAGCTGCAGTCGTATCTGTGGAAGTATCACCTGATAAAGCAATCCCAACAGAGACCATCACACTAACCAACACAGAAACACCAAAACCAGCTCAGACAGGAAACTTCTTCAAGATGTTTAAGAAGAAGAACGAACCAGTGATTCCTGAACCAGAGGCTAATGTAGCTGAAGTACCTGAAGAACTGATAGTTCCAGAAATGCAGACCGATGGCCAGAAGTCT GAGCCTCCTGACATAAAGGGAAGTACACAGGCTGAGAAAGTGCCACAGGGCGAATCGCTCAGTCCCAGCGCCGCTGAGGTCGACGAAGACTCAAGTTCTCAACCGGAGGAGAGCGAAGCAGAGGAAAATCCAGTTATGAACTTTTTCAAAACTCtt GTGAGTCCGACCAAAGCCACCAAAGAAGCAGCGGCTGCTCCCGATGCCTCCAAagaccag TCACAGAAGGAGACCCCGTCGGCCCCCACGCCAAAC GTACCGGAACCAATGAAGGTGCCCCCTCCTCCGCCGCCGGCACCTCCAAAGATGGAGAGCAAAGCAGAACCAGCCATAAAGAAAGAGGAGCCACCagctgcagaagcagcagcagcagcagctggaaaggAGACCCCAAGCagggctaaagctaaagctaaagacaGCCCGTTCGGCAAGCTCTTCCGTCCAAAG GCGTTGCTAGGCAAGGTGGTGTCGAAAGTTCAGGCAGCAACAGCGAGCGGAGCCAGCGCCCCCTCCAAGACCTCAGCGCCG TCTGAGGTGAAGGAAGAAGCACAGCCAGTTGAGGTGCAG GTAGATGCATCCAAAACCAGCACCCTCGAGGCAGCCGCCAAACCAGAGCCCCCTCCGGCCCCCAAGCCAGAGGAGAAGAAGTCGGAGAAGAAGCCCTCGCCCTTTGCCAACCTGCTCAAACCAAAG GTACTGCTAGGACAAGTGAGCTCCAAGATCCGGGCAGCTGCATCCAGTGCTGCAGCCAGCGTGTCCCTTGCTACTGGAGGAGCG GCTGCAGAACCCAAGAAAGAAGCCCCGGCAGCAGCAGCTCCCGCAGTCCCCGATCCCGCTGCAAGCGCCAAGGCCAAAGAAGAGCCCAAGCCTGCTGCCACTGCCGCCGCCACTGCTGCTGTCACTGCAGCCGCCCCAGACAACAAGTCGGTGGGTAGTGCGGATAACCCTTCGCCCAGTATCCCCCGCAAGCTAGAGAAGAGGAACTCCATCCAGCTGTTCTTCAAAAATCTG GGTCAGAAACGTCACTCTGACGCCGGAGTGCAGACGGAGGCCGTGGCACCGGAGAAGGCCAAGTAA
- the bcas1 gene encoding breast carcinoma-amplified sequence 1 isoform X11 has translation MGIRQSLDITVPEKEHGEKKVQNGAPNGHALSGPDLPDAVSLEVSVQQNSEPPAKIQTDIALPTPEPVPAAVISVEVSPDPAVPAETIILTNTETPKLAQTGNFFKMFKKKNEPVIPEPEVTLDVSVQQNSELPALILTDNALPTPEPVPAAVVSVEVSPDPAVPAETITLTNTETPKPVQTANFFKMFKKKNDPVIPEPEVSLDVPVQQNSEPPAMILTDNALPTPEPVPAAVVSVEVSPDLAVPAEMITITNTEPPKPVQKPSLFNRFKKKNEPAIPEPEVSLDVSVQQNSEPPSIILTDKALPTPEPVPAAVVSVEVSPVPAVPAETITITNTGTPKPAQKPSLFNRFKKKNEPVIPEPEVSLDVSVQQNSDLPTMIETDNALPAPEPVPAAVVSVEVSPDPAVPAETITLTNIEPPKLAQKPSLFNRFKKKNEPVIPEPEVSLDVSVQQNSEPPAMILTDNALPTPEPVPAAVVSVEVSPDLAVPAEMITITNTEPPKPVQKPSLFNRFKKKNEPAIPEPEVSLDVSVQQNSEPPSIILTDKALPTPEPVPAAVVSVEVSPVPAVPAETITITNTETPKPAQKPSLFNRFKKKNESVIPEPEVSLEVSVQQNSDLPTMIETDNALPTPEPVPAAVVSVEVSPVPAVPAETITLTNIEPIKPVQKPSLFNRFKKKNEPAIPEPEVSLDVSVQQNSEAPSIILTDKALPTPEPVPAAVVSVEVSPVPAVPAETITITNTETPKPAQKPSLFNRFKKKNEPVIPEPEVTLEVSLQQNSELPIMIETDKALPTPEPVPAAVVSVEVSPDPAVPAETITLTNIEPPKPAQKPSLFNRFKKKNEAVIPEPEASLDVSVQQNSEPPTMIETDNALPTPEPVPAAVVSVEVSPDKAIPTETITITNTETPKPVQKPSLFNRFKKKNEPVIPEPEVTLEVSVQQNSEAPAVTQTDNTLPAPEPVPAAVVSVEVSPDPVISITPANKEPPKLVKKPSLFNRLKKKNEPVIPEPEVSLEVSVQQNSEAPAVTQTDNALPAPEPVPAAVVSVEVSPDPVISITSANKEPPKPVQKPSLFNKFKKKNEPVIPEPEVTLEVSVQQNSEASAVTLTDNPLPTPEPVPAAVVSVEVSPDKAIPTETITLTNTETPKPAQTGNFFKMFKKKNEPVIPEPEANVAEVPEELIVPEMQTDGQKSEPPDIKGSTQAEKVPQGESLSPSAAEVDEDSSSQPEESEAEENPVMNFFKTLVSPTKATKEAAAAPDASKDQSQKETPSAPTPNVPEPMKVPPPPPPAPPKMESKAEPAIKKEEPPAAEAAAAAAGKETPSRAKAKAKDSPFGKLFRPKALLGKVVSKVQAATASGASAPSKTSAPSEVKEEAQPVEVQVDASKTSTLEAAAKPEPPPAPKPEEKKSEKKPSPFANLLKPKVLLGQVSSKIRAAASSAAASVSLATGGAAAEPKKEAPAAAAPAVPDPAASAKAKEEPKPAATAAATAAVTAAAPDNKSVGSADNPSPSIPRKLEKRNSIQLFFKNLGQKRHSDAGVQTEAVAPEKAK, from the exons TAACCCTTGACGTATCAGTGCAGCAGAACAGTGAACTGCCGGCCTTGATTCTAACAGATAATGCACTGCCAACACCAGAACCAGTACCAGCTGCAGTCGTATCTGTGGAAGTATCACCCGATCCAGCAGTTCCAGCAGAAACCATCACACTAACCaacacagagacaccaaaaccAGTTCAGACAGCAAACTTCTTCAAGATGTTTAAGAAGAAGAATGATCCAGTGATTCCTGAACCAGAGG tGTCCCTTGACGTACCAGTGCAGCAGAACAGTGAACCACCGGCCATGATTCTAACAGATAATGCACTGCCAACACCAGAACCAGTACCAGCTGCAGTCGTATCTGTGGAAGTATCACCTGATCTAGCAGTTCCAGCAGAAATGATCACAATAACCAACACAGAACCACCAAAACCAGTTCAGAAACCAAGTCTCTTCAATAGGTTCAAGAAGAAGAACGAACCAGCGATTCCTGAACCAGAGG tGTCCCTTGACGTATCAGTGCAGCAGAACAGTGAACCGCCGTCCATAATTCTAACAGATAAAGCACTGCCAACACCAGAACCAGTACCAGCTGCAGTCGTATCTGTGGAAGTATCACCTGTTCCAGCAGTTCCAGCAGAGACCATCACAATAACCAACACAGGAACACCAAAACCAGCTCAGAAACCCAGTCTCTTCAATAGGTTCAAGAAGAAGAACGAACCAGTGATTCCTGAACCAGAGG TGTCCCTTGACGTATCAGTGCAGCAGAACAGTGACCTGCCAACCATGATTGAAACAGATAATGCACTGCCAGCACCAGAACCAGTACCAGCTGCAGTTGTATCTGTGGAAGTATCACCTGATCCAGCAGTTCCAGCAGAAACCATCACACTAACCAACATAGAACCACCAAAACTAGCTCAGAAACCCAGTCTCTTCAATAGGTTCAAGAAGAAGAACGAACCAGTGATTCCTGAACCAGAGG tGTCCCTTGACGTATCAGTGCAGCAGAACAGTGAACCACCGGCCATGATTCTAACAGATAATGCACTGCCAACACCAGAACCAGTACCAGCTGCAGTCGTATCTGTGGAAGTATCACCTGATCTAGCAGTTCCAGCAGAAATGATCACAATAACCAACACAGAACCACCAAAACCAGTTCAGAAACCCAGTCTCTTCAATAGGTTCAAGAAGAAGAACGAACCAGCGATTCCTGAACCAGAGG tGTCCCTTGACGTATCAGTGCAGCAGAACAGTGAACCGCCGTCCATAATTCTAACAGATAAAGCACTGCCAACACCAGAACCAGTACCAGCTGCAGTCGTATCTGTGGAAGTATCACCTGTTCCAGCAGTTCCAGCAGAGACCATCACAATAACCAACACAGAAACACCAAAACCAGCTCAGAAACCCAGTCTCTTCAATAGGTTCAAGAAGAAGAACGAATCAGTGATTCCTGAACCAGAGG TGTCCCTTGAAGTATCAGTGCAGCAGAACAGTGACCTGCCAACCATGATTGAAACAGATAATGCACTGCCAACACCAGAACCAGTACCAGCTGCAGTCGTATCTGTGGAAGTATCACCTGTTCCAGCAGTTCCAGCAGAGACCATCACACTAACCAACATAGAGCCAATAAAACCAGTTCAGAAACCCAGTCTCTTCAATAGGTTCAAGAAGAAAAATGAACCAGCGATTCCTGAACCAGAGG tGTCCCTTGACGTATCAGTGCAGCAGAACAGTGAAGCGCCGTCCATAATTCTAACAGATAAAGCACTGCCAACACCAGAACCAGTACCAGCTGCAGTCGTATCTGTGGAAGTATCACCTGTTCCAGCAGTTCCAGCAGAGACCATCACAATAACCAACACAGAAACACCAAAACCAGCTCAGAAACCCAGTCTCTTCAATAG GTTCAAGAAGAAGAACGAACCAGTGATTCCTGAACCAGAGG taACCCTTGAAGTATCACTGCAGCAGAACAGTGAACTGCCAATCATGATTGAAACAGATAAAGCACTGCCAACACCAGAACCAGTACCAGCTGCAGTCGTATCTGTGGAAGTATCACCTGATCCAGCAGTTCCAGCAGAAACCATCACACTAACCAACATAGAACCACCAAAACCAGCTCAGAAACCCAGTCTCTTCAATAGGTTCAAGAAAAAGAACGAAGCAGTCATTCCAGAACCAGAGG CGTCCCTTGACGTATCAGTGCAGCAGAACAGTGAACCGCCGACCATGATTGAAACCGATAATGCACTGCCAACACCAGAACCAGTACCAGCTGCAGTCGTATCTGTGGAAGTATCACCTGATAAAGCAATCCCAACAGAAACCATCACAATAACCaacacagagacaccaaaaccAGTTCAGAAACCCAGTCTCTTCAACAGATTCAAGAAGAAGAACGAACCAGTGATTCCTGAACCAGAGG TAACTCTTGAAGTATCAGTGCAGCAGAACAGTGAAGCACCTGCCGTGACCCAAACAGATAACACACTGCCAGCACCAGAACCAGTACCAGCTGCAGTCGTATCTGTGGAAGTATCACCTGATCCAGTAATCTCCATCACACCAGCCAATAAAGAGCCACCGAAACTAGTTAAGAAACCCAGTCTCTTCAATAGGCTCAAGAAGAAGAATGAACCAGTGATTCCAGAACCAGAGG TATCCCTTGAAGTATCAGTTCAGCAGAACAGTGAAGCACCTGCCGTGACCCAAACAGATAATGCACTGCCAGCACCAGAACCAGTACCAGCTGCAGTCGTATCTGTGGAAGTATCACCTGATCCAGTAATCTCCATCACATCAGCCAATAAAGAGCCACCAAAACCAGTTCAGAAACCCAGTCTCTTCAATAAGTTCAAGAAGAAGAATGAACCAGTGATTCCTGAACCAGAGG TAACCCTTGAAGTATCAGTGCAGCAGAACAGTGAAGCATCTGCCGTGACTCTAACGGATAACCCACTGCCAACACCAGAACCAGTACCAGCTGCAGTCGTATCTGTGGAAGTATCACCTGATAAAGCAATCCCAACAGAGACCATCACACTAACCAACACAGAAACACCAAAACCAGCTCAGACAGGAAACTTCTTCAAGATGTTTAAGAAGAAGAACGAACCAGTGATTCCTGAACCAGAGGCTAATGTAGCTGAAGTACCTGAAGAACTGATAGTTCCAGAAATGCAGACCGATGGCCAGAAGTCT GAGCCTCCTGACATAAAGGGAAGTACACAGGCTGAGAAAGTGCCACAGGGCGAATCGCTCAGTCCCAGCGCCGCTGAGGTCGACGAAGACTCAAGTTCTCAACCGGAGGAGAGCGAAGCAGAGGAAAATCCAGTTATGAACTTTTTCAAAACTCtt GTGAGTCCGACCAAAGCCACCAAAGAAGCAGCGGCTGCTCCCGATGCCTCCAAagaccag TCACAGAAGGAGACCCCGTCGGCCCCCACGCCAAAC GTACCGGAACCAATGAAGGTGCCCCCTCCTCCGCCGCCGGCACCTCCAAAGATGGAGAGCAAAGCAGAACCAGCCATAAAGAAAGAGGAGCCACCagctgcagaagcagcagcagcagcagctggaaaggAGACCCCAAGCagggctaaagctaaagctaaagacaGCCCGTTCGGCAAGCTCTTCCGTCCAAAG GCGTTGCTAGGCAAGGTGGTGTCGAAAGTTCAGGCAGCAACAGCGAGCGGAGCCAGCGCCCCCTCCAAGACCTCAGCGCCG TCTGAGGTGAAGGAAGAAGCACAGCCAGTTGAGGTGCAG GTAGATGCATCCAAAACCAGCACCCTCGAGGCAGCCGCCAAACCAGAGCCCCCTCCGGCCCCCAAGCCAGAGGAGAAGAAGTCGGAGAAGAAGCCCTCGCCCTTTGCCAACCTGCTCAAACCAAAG GTACTGCTAGGACAAGTGAGCTCCAAGATCCGGGCAGCTGCATCCAGTGCTGCAGCCAGCGTGTCCCTTGCTACTGGAGGAGCG GCTGCAGAACCCAAGAAAGAAGCCCCGGCAGCAGCAGCTCCCGCAGTCCCCGATCCCGCTGCAAGCGCCAAGGCCAAAGAAGAGCCCAAGCCTGCTGCCACTGCCGCCGCCACTGCTGCTGTCACTGCAGCCGCCCCAGACAACAAGTCGGTGGGTAGTGCGGATAACCCTTCGCCCAGTATCCCCCGCAAGCTAGAGAAGAGGAACTCCATCCAGCTGTTCTTCAAAAATCTG GGTCAGAAACGTCACTCTGACGCCGGAGTGCAGACGGAGGCCGTGGCACCGGAGAAGGCCAAGTAA